Proteins encoded in a region of the Geobacillus genomosp. 3 genome:
- the citZ gene encoding citrate synthase: MTVTRGLEGVVATTSSISSIIDDTLTYVGYDIDDLAENASFEEVIYLLWHRVLPTKEQLAELKRQLAENAAIPNEIVEHFKLYPVDKVHPMAALRTAVSLLGLYDKEADVMTKEANYRKAIRLQAKIPTIVTAFARVRKGLEPVAPRQDLNFAANFLYMLTGEEPNDIAVEAFNKALVLHADHELNASTFTARVCVATLSDIYSGITAAIGALKGPLHGGANEAVMKMLTEIGTVDNVEPYIRGKLANKEKIMGFGHRVYRKGDPRAKHLKKMSEKLTKLVGEPHWYEMSTKIEDIVTSEKALPPNVDFYSASVYHCLGIDHDLFTPIFAVSRTSGWLAHILEQYDNNRLIRPRAEYTGPGKRAYVPIDERG, from the coding sequence ATGACAGTAACCCGCGGTTTAGAAGGGGTTGTGGCGACAACCTCCAGCATCAGCTCGATCATCGACGATACATTGACGTACGTCGGCTATGATATTGATGATTTAGCCGAAAACGCTTCCTTTGAAGAGGTCATCTATTTGCTTTGGCATCGGGTGCTGCCGACAAAAGAGCAGTTGGCGGAACTGAAGCGGCAACTCGCTGAGAATGCGGCGATTCCGAACGAGATCGTGGAGCATTTTAAATTATACCCGGTCGATAAAGTGCATCCGATGGCGGCGTTGCGCACAGCGGTTTCGCTTCTCGGCCTGTACGATAAAGAAGCGGATGTGATGACAAAAGAAGCCAATTATCGAAAGGCGATCCGCCTGCAGGCGAAAATCCCGACGATCGTCACCGCGTTTGCCCGCGTACGCAAAGGATTGGAACCGGTTGCGCCGCGCCAAGATTTAAACTTTGCCGCGAATTTCCTGTATATGCTGACCGGCGAAGAGCCGAACGACATTGCCGTTGAAGCGTTCAACAAGGCGCTCGTTTTGCATGCCGACCATGAATTGAACGCCTCAACGTTCACGGCGCGCGTCTGCGTGGCGACGCTCTCAGATATTTATTCCGGCATTACAGCCGCAATCGGCGCCTTGAAAGGGCCGCTTCACGGCGGGGCGAACGAAGCGGTCATGAAAATGCTGACCGAGATCGGCACGGTCGACAACGTCGAGCCGTATATCCGCGGAAAACTGGCCAACAAAGAAAAAATTATGGGCTTTGGCCACCGCGTCTACCGGAAAGGCGACCCGCGCGCCAAGCACTTAAAGAAAATGTCGGAAAAACTGACGAAACTTGTCGGCGAGCCGCACTGGTATGAAATGTCGACGAAAATTGAAGACATCGTCACATCGGAAAAAGCGTTGCCGCCAAACGTTGACTTTTATTCCGCCTCGGTTTACCATTGTTTAGGAATCGATCATGATTTGTTTACGCCAATTTTTGCGGTCAGCCGGACGTCGGGATGGTTAGCCCATATTTTAGAACAATACGACAACAACCGTCTCATCCGTCCGCGCGCGGAATACACCGGCCCGGGCAAGCGGGCGTACGTGCCGATTGACGAGCGCGGCTAA
- the ytvI gene encoding sporulation integral membrane protein YtvI, whose translation MSRIYVDRFLRFLTVIAAVVLGAIAVYYVSTVTYPFIIAFFIALFINPLVDFLERKAKMPRWLAVSVTLIVLFAAVAGIVTLLIAEIVSGTQYLANVVPEKFQALIAYMESFAANQLIPLYQEWAVLFKNLNADQQDTIMQNIQAVGTQIATTVGEFIQRVLQNIPQLLAWLPNAATVFIFSLLATFFISKDWHRLMRMAQQWLPAKARTSGKTVFLDLKRALFGFIKAQATLISITTVIVLIGLLILRVDYAITIALIIGFVDILPYLGTGIVFVPWIIYAAISGDIPFAIGLGVLYIVVLVQRQIMEPKVLSSSIGLDPLATLIALFVGFKLLGFLGLIAGPVALVIIRTLHSANVFRDMWRFIIGKPTS comes from the coding sequence TTGTCCCGAATATATGTCGACCGTTTTTTGCGCTTTCTCACTGTCATCGCGGCCGTTGTGCTCGGTGCCATCGCCGTCTACTATGTCTCGACGGTGACGTACCCGTTTATTATTGCCTTTTTTATCGCTCTTTTCATCAATCCGCTCGTTGATTTTTTAGAGCGGAAGGCGAAAATGCCGCGTTGGCTCGCCGTCAGCGTGACGCTGATCGTCCTGTTTGCCGCCGTTGCCGGGATCGTGACGCTGCTAATTGCCGAGATCGTGTCCGGAACACAATACTTGGCGAACGTCGTGCCGGAAAAATTTCAGGCGCTCATCGCATACATGGAGTCGTTTGCCGCCAATCAGCTCATCCCGCTTTATCAAGAGTGGGCTGTCTTGTTTAAAAACTTAAACGCCGACCAACAAGATACGATCATGCAAAACATCCAGGCGGTCGGGACGCAAATCGCGACAACGGTCGGCGAATTTATCCAGCGCGTGCTGCAAAACATTCCGCAACTTCTCGCGTGGTTGCCGAACGCGGCAACGGTTTTTATTTTTTCGCTGCTCGCGACGTTTTTCATCAGCAAAGACTGGCATCGCCTCATGCGGATGGCACAGCAATGGCTGCCGGCAAAAGCCCGCACAAGCGGAAAAACGGTGTTTTTGGATTTAAAGCGGGCGCTGTTTGGCTTTATTAAGGCGCAGGCGACACTCATTTCGATTACGACCGTCATCGTGTTGATCGGCTTGCTCATTTTGCGCGTCGATTACGCGATTACGATCGCATTGATCATCGGGTTTGTCGATATTTTGCCCTACTTGGGGACCGGCATCGTCTTCGTGCCTTGGATTATTTACGCCGCCATCAGCGGGGATATCCCGTTTGCGATCGGGCTTGGCGTTTTGTATATCGTCGTTCTCGTCCAGCGGCAAATTATGGAGCCGAAGGTGCTCTCCTCGTCGATCGGCCTCGATCCGCTCGCGACGCTGATCGCCTTGTTTGTCGGCTTCAAGCTGCTCGGTTTTCTCGGCCTCATCGCCGGTCCGGTCGCGCTCGTCATCATCCGCACGCTCCACAGCGCCAACGTCTTCCGCGACATGTGGCGCTTTATCATCGGCAAGCCCACCTCATAA
- a CDS encoding DUF441 domain-containing protein has protein sequence MNEPVLFLLVLLAIGALAKNQSLIVAIAVLLVIKLIGLDQRLLPLIHSKGINWGITVITIAVLAPIAAGEIGFKQLIGSLQSLSAWIALLSGILVALIAKGGVTLLANDPHMTAALVFGTVIAVSLFHGVAVGPLIGAGIAYTVIKMVEYF, from the coding sequence GTGAACGAACCGGTGTTATTTTTGCTTGTGTTGCTGGCAATCGGGGCGTTGGCGAAAAATCAGTCGCTCATCGTCGCGATTGCCGTTCTGCTCGTCATCAAACTCATCGGCCTTGATCAACGGCTGCTGCCGCTTATTCATTCCAAAGGCATCAACTGGGGGATTACGGTGATTACGATTGCCGTATTGGCGCCGATCGCCGCCGGAGAGATTGGCTTTAAGCAGCTCATCGGGTCACTGCAATCGTTGTCGGCTTGGATCGCGCTTTTATCCGGCATTCTTGTTGCGTTGATTGCAAAAGGAGGCGTGACGCTTTTGGCCAATGACCCACATATGACGGCGGCGCTCGTATTCGGCACCGTCATTGCCGTATCGCTGTTTCATGGGGTGGCAGTCGGGCCATTAATTGGCGCAGGCATTGCCTATACGGTCATAAAAATGGTAGAATATTTTTGA
- the icd gene encoding NADP-dependent isocitrate dehydrogenase, whose product MTQGEKITVTNGVLNVPNHPIIPFIEGDGTGPDIWAAASRVLEAAVEKAYKGEKKIVWKEVLAGEKAYKLTGSWLPDETLETIREYIIAIKGPLTTPVGGGIRSLNVALRQELDLFVCLRPVRYFEGVPSPVKRPQDTDMVIFRENTEDIYAGIEYAKGTPEVKKVIDFLQNEMGVRKIRFPETSGIGIKPVSEEGTKRLVRAAINYAIEHGRKSVTLVHKGNIMKFTEGAFKNWGYELAEQEFGDKVFTWAQYDRIVEAEGKEAANKAMADAEAAGKIIVKDVIADIFLQQILTRPREFDVIATMNLNGDYISDALAAQVGGIGIAPGANINYETGHAIFEATHGTAPKYAGLDKVNPSSVILSGVMMFEHLGWNEAAKLIIQAMEKTIASKVVTYDFARLMEGATEVKCSEFADALIRNMD is encoded by the coding sequence GTGACGCAAGGGGAAAAAATTACTGTCACCAATGGTGTGCTCAACGTTCCAAACCATCCGATCATTCCGTTCATTGAAGGGGACGGAACCGGCCCGGACATTTGGGCGGCCGCTTCGCGCGTGTTGGAAGCAGCGGTGGAAAAAGCGTATAAAGGCGAGAAAAAAATCGTCTGGAAGGAAGTGCTTGCCGGCGAAAAAGCGTACAAACTGACGGGAAGCTGGCTTCCGGATGAAACGCTCGAGACGATCCGTGAATACATAATTGCCATTAAAGGCCCGTTGACGACGCCGGTCGGCGGGGGGATCCGTTCGCTCAACGTCGCGCTCCGTCAAGAGCTTGATTTGTTCGTCTGCCTGCGCCCGGTCCGCTATTTTGAGGGCGTTCCGTCGCCGGTGAAACGGCCGCAAGACACCGACATGGTCATTTTCCGCGAAAACACGGAAGATATTTACGCCGGCATCGAGTATGCGAAAGGGACGCCGGAAGTGAAAAAAGTGATCGACTTTTTGCAAAACGAAATGGGCGTGCGCAAAATCCGCTTCCCGGAAACGTCCGGCATCGGCATCAAACCAGTTTCCGAAGAAGGAACAAAACGGCTCGTGCGCGCAGCGATCAACTATGCGATCGAACACGGCCGCAAGTCGGTCACACTCGTCCATAAAGGGAACATCATGAAGTTCACAGAAGGCGCATTTAAAAACTGGGGTTATGAGCTGGCTGAACAAGAGTTCGGCGACAAAGTGTTTACATGGGCGCAATATGACCGGATCGTCGAAGCCGAAGGAAAAGAAGCGGCAAACAAAGCGATGGCGGACGCGGAAGCGGCCGGCAAAATCATCGTCAAAGACGTCATTGCTGACATCTTCCTGCAGCAAATTTTGACGCGTCCGCGCGAATTTGACGTCATTGCAACGATGAACTTAAACGGCGACTACATTTCCGATGCGCTCGCGGCTCAAGTCGGCGGCATCGGCATCGCGCCGGGGGCGAACATTAACTATGAAACCGGCCATGCCATTTTCGAAGCGACGCACGGCACAGCGCCGAAATACGCCGGACTTGACAAAGTCAATCCGTCGTCCGTTATTTTATCGGGCGTCATGATGTTTGAGCATCTCGGCTGGAACGAAGCAGCGAAACTCATCATCCAAGCGATGGAAAAAACGATCGCTTCCAAAGTCGTGACGTACGACTTCGCCCGCCTGATGGAAGGGGCAACCGAAGTGAAATGTTCGGAATTTGCTGATGCGCTCATCCGCAATATGGACTAA